The following coding sequences lie in one Corynebacterium anserum genomic window:
- the thrC gene encoding threonine synthase, whose translation MDYISTRDTTRKPATFTDILLGGLAPDGGLYLPATYPQLDDATLTSWRELLVQPEGYSKLAAEVLKLYIDDIPAKDIDGIAARAYTTAKFAHEDIVPVTILEDGLYIGHLSEGPTAAFKDMAMQLLGELFEYELARRGETLNILGATSGDTGSSAEYAMRGRDGIRVFMLTPAGRMTPFQQAQMFGLDDPNIFNIALDGVFDDCQDVVKATSADARFKRDNRIGAVNSINWARLMAQIVYYIACWIRVTETNDQKVSFSVPTGNFGDICAGHIARQMGLPIDRLIVATNENDVLDEFFRTGDYRVRSSAETFETSSPSMDISRASNFERFVFDLLGCDAERTADLFGVKVKQGGFSLADDPAFVDAAERFGFLSSSSTHADRVKTIADAASRLNVVMDPHTADGVKAARDWADQISTPIVCLETALPVKFADTIVEATGKEPEVPERFKNIMKADRHVTDLPNDAEKVKQFILDSIAETPEIAND comes from the coding sequence GTGGACTACATTTCAACGCGCGATACCACCCGTAAGCCAGCGACGTTTACCGACATTTTGCTCGGTGGACTCGCTCCAGATGGTGGCCTGTACCTCCCGGCGACGTACCCGCAACTTGACGACGCCACTTTGACCTCCTGGCGCGAGCTGCTTGTCCAACCCGAGGGCTACTCCAAGCTAGCTGCGGAAGTGCTCAAGCTCTACATCGATGACATTCCTGCCAAGGACATCGATGGTATCGCTGCCCGCGCATACACTACCGCTAAATTTGCGCATGAGGACATCGTTCCCGTGACCATACTGGAGGATGGCTTATACATAGGACACTTGTCTGAGGGGCCTACCGCGGCGTTTAAAGATATGGCCATGCAGCTCCTTGGTGAACTCTTCGAATATGAGCTCGCACGCCGTGGCGAGACGCTCAATATCCTGGGCGCTACATCCGGGGACACGGGATCGTCTGCCGAATATGCGATGCGTGGTCGCGATGGCATTCGGGTATTCATGCTCACCCCCGCTGGGCGTATGACGCCTTTTCAGCAAGCCCAGATGTTTGGCCTCGACGACCCGAACATCTTCAATATCGCACTCGATGGTGTTTTCGATGATTGTCAGGATGTTGTAAAAGCCACCAGTGCCGACGCGCGTTTCAAACGCGATAACCGCATCGGTGCCGTGAATTCCATTAACTGGGCACGTCTCATGGCTCAGATTGTTTACTACATTGCGTGTTGGATACGTGTCACTGAGACCAATGATCAGAAGGTGAGCTTTTCCGTTCCTACCGGTAATTTTGGCGACATTTGCGCCGGTCATATAGCCCGACAAATGGGGCTGCCGATAGACCGATTGATTGTTGCTACCAACGAAAACGACGTGTTGGACGAATTCTTCCGCACCGGTGATTACCGCGTACGGAGTTCTGCTGAAACTTTTGAAACCTCCAGCCCCTCAATGGACATTTCTCGTGCCTCTAACTTTGAGCGCTTCGTTTTTGACTTGCTTGGCTGTGATGCCGAGCGAACTGCCGATCTCTTTGGTGTCAAGGTAAAACAAGGAGGCTTTTCTCTCGCGGATGATCCAGCTTTTGTGGATGCTGCTGAACGATTCGGTTTCCTTTCCTCCTCTAGTACTCACGCTGATCGGGTGAAAACGATTGCAGACGCAGCGTCGAGACTGAACGTTGTGATGGATCCCCACACCGCCGATGGTGTGAAAGCCGCCCGTGATTGGGCAGACCAGATTAGTACTCCGATCGTTTGTCTAGAAACAGCTCTTCCCGTGAAGTTCGCGGACACAATTGTGGAGGCTACGGGAAAGGAACCGGAGGTTCCGGAGCGTTTTAAGAACATCATGAAAGCAGACCGCCATGTCACCGATCTGCCCAACGATGCTGAGAAAGTCAAGCAGTTTATCCTGGACTCCATCGCCGAGACGCCTGAGATTGCCAACGACTAG
- a CDS encoding 2-dehydropantoate 2-reductase, translating to MKIGFLGAGAVGGYFGGLMAKAGQDVGFVARGETLQKLQDEGLTLTDPEDTVHRIPVTAAADFAELKDKLGGLDVVVVATKALPDNETFPDVQGVPVVTTHNSVEIPYLAAERFGRESVIPGVIRGYLTHTGPAAVKLYPGPLSLNVGAFPMEGSEDSHAAAIGRELVDHLHAAGIGGEYYEDIFRDVWSKAMFVTTTGELGALANQPLGYVRGQMRSSLRALMEEVETVGRAHGVNLPEDIVDKTLAFADAQIPSATSSMQRDILAGLPNELDAQVGAIRHMGERAGVPTPLHDLVYGAIEGNLAARNS from the coding sequence ATGAAGATTGGATTCTTGGGTGCAGGGGCAGTGGGTGGCTACTTCGGTGGGCTCATGGCGAAGGCAGGGCAGGATGTAGGTTTCGTCGCTCGTGGTGAAACCTTGCAGAAGTTGCAGGATGAGGGTCTAACTCTGACGGACCCGGAAGACACGGTACATCGCATTCCGGTAACGGCTGCAGCAGACTTTGCAGAACTGAAGGACAAACTAGGTGGCTTAGATGTTGTCGTCGTAGCAACTAAGGCCTTGCCCGATAATGAGACTTTTCCCGACGTCCAAGGAGTGCCAGTAGTCACCACGCACAATTCGGTGGAAATCCCTTACCTCGCTGCGGAGCGTTTTGGTAGGGAATCTGTTATTCCCGGTGTGATTAGGGGATATCTCACTCACACGGGACCCGCAGCGGTGAAGCTTTATCCCGGTCCCTTGAGCCTCAATGTCGGTGCTTTTCCGATGGAAGGGAGTGAGGATTCCCATGCTGCAGCTATTGGCCGTGAGCTGGTTGATCATCTTCATGCAGCGGGCATCGGTGGCGAATACTATGAGGATATTTTTAGAGATGTGTGGTCTAAAGCCATGTTTGTCACCACAACTGGCGAGCTCGGTGCATTAGCTAACCAGCCGTTGGGCTATGTGCGCGGACAGATGCGCTCGAGCCTGCGGGCGCTGATGGAGGAAGTAGAGACCGTTGGGCGTGCTCATGGCGTGAACTTGCCGGAGGACATCGTGGACAAAACGTTGGCTTTTGCGGATGCTCAGATCCCTTCAGCGACCAGTTCGATGCAGCGCGATATCCTCGCTGGGCTGCCTAACGAGTTGGATGCCCAGGTGGGGGCTATTCGCCACATGGGAGAACGTGCGGGTGTGCCCACCCCGTTGCACGATCTAGTGTACGGGGCTATCGAAGGAAACTTAGCTGCCCGGAATAGCTAG
- a CDS encoding alpha/beta hydrolase family protein, with product MNSIGKRTKAVSKCHTRRVAYCAVAVLTSLGLAACSGFTYGSDTPRIDDESIEQTAQFPRDGIMRFHYATEHERQYGDLFLPRGQRYSEPVPLVVMIHGGGWMEKSDAASTNDLAENLTTYGVAVWNIEYRGIGKEGQPGPGGWPRTYEDVAQAVDFIPTLAERSAVPLDLTRVTVTGLSAGGNLSAWSCSRPALPNGAPGSNPRFEVNRCVGLAGVYDLKLAYEQHDRYVKTLLGGTPDEVPDRYRLSSPAENINKDATIVVFAGRNDEVVNYDEATSFVKEARAAGLKIEEHILNNASHVSWAKVTGAQWKLARTHILAQVGIKAENLSSVPEDTGVRISR from the coding sequence ATGAACTCTATTGGGAAGCGAACGAAGGCAGTCAGCAAGTGTCATACTCGACGAGTTGCTTACTGCGCTGTCGCTGTACTCACTAGCCTCGGCTTGGCTGCATGCTCCGGCTTTACATACGGTAGTGATACGCCACGGATCGATGACGAGAGTATCGAGCAAACTGCACAATTCCCGAGAGATGGAATCATGCGGTTTCACTACGCTACAGAGCACGAACGGCAGTATGGGGATCTCTTCTTGCCACGAGGGCAACGTTACTCTGAGCCGGTTCCACTGGTGGTGATGATCCACGGTGGAGGGTGGATGGAGAAGTCAGATGCAGCTTCCACCAATGATCTCGCGGAGAACCTCACCACATATGGAGTTGCAGTATGGAACATCGAATACCGGGGCATTGGTAAAGAAGGACAGCCAGGGCCGGGAGGTTGGCCCCGCACGTATGAGGACGTGGCTCAAGCTGTGGATTTCATTCCGACGCTCGCAGAACGCTCCGCCGTCCCGCTGGATCTTACGCGCGTCACTGTCACGGGTCTCAGCGCTGGCGGCAATTTATCCGCTTGGTCTTGCTCCCGACCAGCGTTGCCGAACGGGGCGCCAGGTTCCAACCCACGGTTCGAGGTTAATCGCTGTGTAGGGTTGGCTGGGGTATATGATCTCAAGCTGGCCTACGAACAGCACGATCGTTATGTCAAGACGCTGCTCGGAGGCACTCCTGATGAGGTTCCTGACCGTTATCGGTTGTCCTCACCAGCCGAAAACATCAACAAGGATGCCACCATTGTTGTCTTCGCCGGGCGCAATGACGAGGTTGTCAATTACGACGAAGCCACGTCCTTCGTCAAGGAGGCACGAGCAGCGGGGTTGAAGATCGAGGAGCACATTCTCAACAACGCTTCTCATGTCAGTTGGGCTAAAGTCACAGGGGCCCAGTGGAAGCTCGCACGCACACATATTCTTGCCCAGGTGGGTATTAAAGCTGAGAACCTGTCATCCGTGCCGGAGGACACGGGTGTTCGCATTAGTCGATGA
- a CDS encoding FAD/NAD(P)-binding protein, which translates to MRVAIIGAGPRGLWAAEELASRAQRMGVSIGVDIWEKGELGYGSAYAASQPVYKRLNVTSAIIETHLGAFDDWRQDEPVTSADRHFPPRALVGEFLHASWMHLLQHQSPFVRMEVIKERVRSLLPALSETSGASETSRRDENFRETSSSWTVAGEHSSREYDRVLIATGHAPTWSGAEDDVPPSSPRSPVSVRGLALTFIDTALDLTEGRGGRFRSVNDARENWRVTYIPSGEEPERIVPFSRSGRFMETKVDPDSPLGQLELDNVIAPAKNQVLLAESDDELFHVIARTAVDMLACARAAGLGDSGDRFDEVWRVLMGEDAGDPVEDLRLSLDVAVGNAAPHARWAAGMAFRSLYPAIVQRTSFGGRDQLPGFGDCARRMERVAFGPPVINAAKIIALIDAGIIDTSCIDDEKRARTLTEGFIDCVIAPPGVVEDTLVGDLVARGLVLVPEGHRGAWVQRDGSVPHAPGLAIAGRDTEDVVLGPDTLSRTMHDVIPRWAQTIVNAAKNTTINDPGMHATVPLSARLEPWMVQLAQNPKLAQSILDTYSSPTNVLNPSAMRNNVAELVMAGRDKGVDVRVFYARKANKAITFVDTMRDAGHGVDVASYRELRHVLDRGMPGRNIILSAAIKPDELLQLAIDNGVSISVDNVQEMRRIESLARSSGTTAYCAPRVAPRPEALPATRFGELASVWSTALSGFDRQLITLVGAHVHLHGYAAKDRRTALRETFDVIDSMTQAGHRPSFIDLGGGVPMSYLNSAEEYEHFRSELHAMNHGHRTPFTWKADPLPNTYPFYQSPTRGEWLKDVLRKDIVQGLLARNLRLHLEPGRSILDGCGMILARVAFTKTMSDGTPIVGVEMNRTQCRTTSDDILVDPILIRTGHAPSTLDEQHLSTVDKHDLTASDNKASQGFLVGAYCIEDEVIIRRMMEFPRGVCPGDIIAIPNTAGYFMHILESASHQIPLAKNVLYHHGQVALDLID; encoded by the coding sequence ATGCGGGTAGCGATTATCGGAGCTGGTCCACGTGGACTCTGGGCTGCGGAAGAACTGGCTTCTCGGGCACAACGGATGGGCGTGAGCATTGGCGTCGATATTTGGGAAAAGGGTGAGCTGGGCTACGGTTCGGCTTACGCTGCCTCCCAGCCTGTGTACAAGAGGCTCAACGTGACATCGGCCATTATCGAAACGCATCTGGGGGCTTTCGATGATTGGCGTCAGGATGAGCCGGTGACCAGTGCTGATAGGCATTTTCCTCCGCGCGCTCTCGTCGGAGAATTCTTGCACGCCTCGTGGATGCATCTTCTTCAGCATCAATCGCCCTTCGTGCGTATGGAGGTGATAAAAGAAAGGGTGAGATCTCTCCTCCCCGCGCTCAGTGAGACCTCCGGGGCTAGCGAGACCTCTAGGAGGGATGAAAACTTCCGGGAAACCAGCTCCTCCTGGACAGTCGCCGGCGAGCATTCCTCTCGTGAGTACGACCGTGTTCTGATAGCGACCGGGCACGCACCGACATGGTCTGGCGCAGAAGATGACGTGCCCCCTTCCTCCCCTCGCTCTCCGGTGTCTGTGCGGGGGCTCGCCTTGACCTTTATCGACACCGCGCTCGACCTCACTGAGGGACGTGGCGGTCGGTTCCGGTCAGTGAACGATGCTCGGGAGAATTGGCGCGTGACGTACATTCCCAGCGGCGAAGAACCGGAACGGATAGTGCCTTTCAGCCGTTCCGGCCGCTTCATGGAAACCAAAGTAGATCCCGACTCTCCTCTGGGTCAGCTCGAGCTCGACAATGTGATTGCACCAGCGAAAAACCAGGTTCTTCTCGCTGAGTCAGATGACGAGCTCTTTCACGTCATCGCACGAACTGCAGTGGATATGCTCGCGTGTGCGCGGGCAGCCGGTCTGGGGGATTCTGGCGATAGATTCGATGAAGTCTGGCGGGTGTTGATGGGTGAGGATGCGGGAGATCCTGTAGAGGACCTGCGCTTATCGCTGGATGTTGCGGTGGGTAATGCGGCGCCCCATGCGCGATGGGCAGCGGGCATGGCTTTTCGCAGCCTCTACCCGGCGATCGTGCAGCGTACGTCTTTTGGTGGGCGAGATCAGTTGCCTGGTTTTGGGGATTGTGCCCGTCGCATGGAGCGAGTAGCTTTTGGGCCTCCGGTTATCAATGCTGCGAAAATTATCGCACTCATCGATGCGGGAATCATCGATACCTCATGCATTGATGACGAAAAACGCGCCCGTACGCTGACTGAGGGCTTCATCGATTGTGTCATCGCCCCTCCCGGTGTGGTGGAGGATACTTTAGTTGGTGATTTAGTCGCCAGAGGTCTCGTGCTAGTTCCAGAAGGGCACCGTGGTGCGTGGGTGCAGCGTGACGGCAGTGTCCCTCATGCGCCAGGTCTGGCAATCGCTGGACGTGACACCGAGGATGTCGTGTTGGGACCAGATACACTCTCGCGCACAATGCACGATGTCATCCCCCGCTGGGCCCAGACGATTGTAAACGCTGCGAAAAATACAACCATCAACGATCCTGGAATGCACGCAACAGTTCCCCTCAGTGCACGCCTTGAACCATGGATGGTGCAGCTGGCCCAGAACCCGAAACTCGCCCAGAGCATTCTAGATACCTATTCCTCCCCCACGAATGTGCTCAACCCCTCTGCGATGCGGAACAACGTCGCCGAACTTGTTATGGCAGGTCGCGATAAAGGCGTGGACGTGCGCGTCTTCTATGCCCGAAAAGCGAACAAGGCTATCACGTTCGTCGATACGATGCGCGACGCCGGCCACGGGGTGGACGTGGCTAGTTACCGGGAGCTGCGCCACGTGCTGGATCGGGGAATGCCGGGAAGGAACATTATCCTGAGCGCTGCTATCAAACCCGATGAGCTACTGCAGCTAGCCATAGACAATGGGGTGAGCATCTCCGTGGACAATGTGCAGGAGATGCGTCGGATCGAATCACTAGCCCGTTCCAGTGGCACCACGGCGTACTGTGCCCCACGTGTAGCTCCACGTCCGGAAGCACTGCCTGCCACGCGCTTCGGGGAACTGGCCAGCGTATGGAGCACGGCACTTTCTGGGTTCGATCGTCAGCTCATCACGCTCGTCGGTGCCCACGTTCACCTTCATGGTTATGCAGCAAAAGACCGCCGCACAGCCCTGCGTGAGACGTTCGACGTCATTGATTCCATGACGCAAGCGGGTCACCGCCCCTCCTTCATCGATCTCGGCGGCGGGGTACCGATGAGTTATCTAAATAGCGCAGAAGAATATGAACACTTCCGTAGTGAACTCCATGCTATGAATCATGGACACCGTACGCCTTTTACGTGGAAGGCAGACCCCCTGCCAAATACCTACCCCTTCTACCAATCCCCGACTCGCGGCGAATGGTTGAAGGACGTTCTCCGCAAGGATATTGTCCAGGGTCTACTTGCCCGTAATCTTCGTCTGCATTTGGAGCCAGGCCGCAGTATTTTAGATGGCTGCGGCATGATTCTGGCTCGGGTAGCTTTTACTAAGACAATGTCTGATGGCACCCCGATAGTTGGTGTGGAAATGAATCGCACCCAGTGCCGCACTACTTCAGACGATATCTTGGTGGATCCGATCCTGATTCGTACTGGACATGCCCCCTCGACGTTGGATGAGCAGCATCTTTCGACGGTGGATAAGCATGACCTCACGGCGTCGGATAACAAGGCATCCCAAGGCTTCCTCGTCGGCGCATATTGCATTGAAGATGAGGTGATTATCCGCCGCATGATGGAGTTTCCACGCGGGGTTTGTCCCGGCGACATCATCGCGATTCCAAATACCGCGGGCTACTTCATGCACATCCTTGAAAGCGCTTCGCATCAGATCCCGTTGGCGAAAAATGTGCTGTACCACCATGGGCAAGTTGCACTGGATCTCATCGACTAA
- a CDS encoding pyridoxal-phosphate dependent enzyme gives MSFSYRGPVTGINATIGSTPLVRLINLLPQRPDVSVYAKLEGFNPTHSAKDRTAHALVEDALQTGMIPGSHTSHDSHASTPDNPSTPTPSSPSSHRPSLVESSSGNLGMALARECATRGWDFHCVVDPRANEQTIATMKALGSTVHMVTKPDEATGDWLIARRTRVKELLDKIPGSINLGQYSNKAALTAHDTGSMAEIMDALGTAPDFMFVAMSTTGTIGGCALHLKRIQAPTHLVGVDAEGSVLFGGRRATRTLPGFGAGMVPELAQYTQPDEVARLTDVDSVIGTRILARREGILAGASGGAVVSALLQKEKDLPHRSVVVLLLHDDGQAYMNTVYDPEWVYETLGLTEEQIEEKVEAVRIRTNDREQSCG, from the coding sequence ATGTCTTTTTCTTATCGCGGGCCGGTTACAGGCATTAACGCCACCATCGGTTCCACACCCCTCGTTCGTCTTATCAACCTTCTGCCCCAACGCCCGGACGTATCCGTCTACGCAAAACTGGAAGGTTTCAACCCCACTCACTCTGCAAAGGATCGCACCGCCCACGCCCTCGTAGAAGATGCTTTGCAAACCGGCATGATCCCTGGCTCACACACCTCGCATGATTCCCATGCATCTACGCCAGACAACCCTTCTACTCCCACCCCATCCTCACCTTCCTCCCACCGGCCTAGCCTCGTGGAATCCAGTTCCGGCAACCTCGGCATGGCATTAGCACGAGAATGTGCAACGCGGGGATGGGACTTCCACTGCGTGGTTGATCCTCGCGCCAATGAACAAACGATCGCCACGATGAAGGCATTGGGAAGCACCGTACATATGGTCACGAAACCCGATGAAGCAACGGGCGACTGGCTTATCGCTCGACGTACGCGCGTCAAAGAGCTTCTTGATAAGATCCCAGGCTCCATCAACCTCGGTCAATACTCCAATAAGGCGGCATTGACGGCGCACGATACTGGCTCTATGGCAGAGATTATGGACGCTCTAGGAACGGCACCGGATTTCATGTTCGTAGCCATGTCCACTACTGGAACCATCGGAGGTTGTGCTCTCCACCTCAAGCGCATCCAGGCTCCGACTCACCTGGTAGGCGTGGATGCGGAGGGTTCTGTCCTATTCGGTGGGCGCCGGGCCACCCGCACCCTGCCCGGCTTCGGTGCCGGCATGGTTCCGGAACTAGCGCAATACACTCAGCCCGACGAGGTTGCACGTCTCACGGATGTCGATTCCGTTATCGGCACGCGCATTCTTGCTCGACGCGAGGGCATCTTGGCTGGAGCATCGGGTGGCGCTGTCGTCTCTGCCCTGCTTCAGAAAGAGAAAGATCTGCCGCATCGTAGCGTGGTAGTACTGCTCCTCCACGATGATGGGCAGGCCTACATGAATACGGTGTACGACCCCGAGTGGGTGTACGAAACTCTTGGACTTACCGAGGAGCAAATCGAAGAGAAGGTAGAAGCGGTTCGCATTCGGACTAATGATAGGGAGCAGTCATGCGGGTAG
- a CDS encoding GDSL-type esterase/lipase family protein — translation MRATSIRRSTGKIVGALGLAAAAVAATTVVTTPDATAAPGPAVILGDSLAANPVPVDYLAGKLHLPGKTNVVGCGSDGLAASAYAAASGRDVVDATCAGASYRTGGDHMITLAERAANAGKLNQGTGEVVILAGANDTYPHMINGQPIPAVENDLKVSMVNTINRVKQMAPNARVKIVGYPQITGPDGSVCLINNGDQTLPAAWISAPVNDAFGIIQRAGINAARETGATFVDSQGISKNNSTCAPAAQRYVAGIVDTGTAHNLPIHATDVGLRAVMDHAGRV, via the coding sequence ATGCGTGCCACCTCCATTCGCCGTTCCACCGGGAAGATCGTTGGTGCTCTCGGTTTGGCAGCTGCCGCAGTAGCAGCAACCACCGTGGTGACCACTCCGGATGCGACTGCAGCGCCGGGACCAGCCGTCATTCTCGGTGACTCCCTTGCAGCTAACCCAGTTCCTGTTGATTACCTTGCTGGCAAACTGCATTTGCCGGGCAAGACCAACGTTGTTGGCTGTGGTTCTGATGGCCTTGCAGCTTCTGCTTATGCTGCGGCGTCTGGGCGCGATGTCGTGGATGCAACTTGTGCTGGTGCCTCCTACCGTACCGGTGGGGATCACATGATTACCCTGGCTGAGCGTGCTGCGAATGCCGGCAAGCTGAATCAGGGAACCGGCGAAGTGGTGATCCTCGCCGGGGCAAACGATACCTACCCACACATGATCAATGGGCAGCCAATTCCCGCTGTAGAAAACGATCTCAAAGTTTCCATGGTGAATACCATCAACCGCGTGAAGCAGATGGCTCCGAATGCTCGAGTGAAGATTGTGGGTTACCCACAGATCACGGGGCCGGATGGTTCAGTGTGCCTTATCAACAATGGTGATCAGACACTACCGGCAGCGTGGATTTCGGCTCCTGTGAATGACGCATTCGGCATCATCCAGCGCGCTGGTATCAATGCAGCACGGGAGACCGGTGCTACTTTCGTGGACTCTCAGGGCATCAGCAAAAATAACAGCACCTGTGCTCCCGCCGCCCAGCGTTACGTTGCGGGCATCGTGGATACCGGTACCGCGCACAACCTGCCAATTCACGCCACTGATGTGGGATTGCGTGCTGTCATGGATCACGCAGGCCGTGTGTAA
- the glnA gene encoding type I glutamate--ammonia ligase produces the protein MSFKTAEEVVKYIKDNDIEFVDIRFTDVPGQEQHFTISAEAFDEDAIEEGLAFDGSSVRGFTSIEESDMNLLPDLQTARIDPFRKAKTLNMKFFVHDPFTREPFSRDPRNVARKAEQYLASTGIADTCFFGAEAEFYCFDNVRFSAEMNHGFYEVDSVEGWWNRGEELNPDGTPNRGYKTRPKGGYFPTAPYDHFQDLRDDMCRNLTNAGFALERAHHEVGTGGQQEINYKFNTLLHAADDLQSFKYIIKNTAWQADKVATFMPKPLAGDNGSGMHAHQSLWKDGKPLFHDENGYAGLSDLARYYIGGILEHAGAVLAFTNATLNSYHRLVPGFEAPINLVYSQRNRSAAVRIPITGSNPKAKRLEFRAPDPSGNPYFGFAAMMMAGLDGIKNRIEPHAPVDKDLYELPPEEAKNIPQAPTSLEASLKALEEDNEFLTAGGVFTEDLIDTYIGYKFDNEISPVRLRPTPQEFELYFDC, from the coding sequence GTGTCATTCAAGACTGCTGAAGAAGTCGTCAAGTACATCAAGGACAACGACATCGAGTTCGTTGACATCCGATTCACCGACGTCCCTGGTCAAGAGCAGCACTTCACTATCTCTGCTGAAGCATTCGACGAGGACGCCATCGAAGAGGGTCTCGCATTCGACGGCTCCTCTGTTCGTGGTTTCACCTCCATTGAGGAATCCGACATGAACCTCTTGCCGGATCTTCAGACCGCTCGCATCGATCCTTTCCGTAAGGCGAAGACCCTGAACATGAAGTTCTTCGTCCACGATCCGTTTACCCGCGAACCATTCTCCCGTGATCCTCGTAACGTCGCCCGTAAGGCCGAGCAGTACCTCGCCTCTACCGGTATCGCCGATACCTGTTTCTTCGGCGCTGAGGCCGAGTTCTACTGCTTCGACAACGTTCGTTTCTCCGCAGAGATGAACCACGGCTTCTACGAAGTGGATTCCGTTGAAGGTTGGTGGAACCGCGGCGAGGAGCTGAACCCAGACGGCACACCAAACCGTGGTTACAAGACTCGTCCAAAGGGCGGATACTTCCCTACCGCCCCATACGACCACTTCCAGGATCTGCGCGACGACATGTGCCGCAACCTGACTAACGCTGGCTTTGCACTGGAGCGCGCCCACCACGAAGTTGGTACCGGTGGCCAGCAGGAAATTAACTACAAGTTCAACACCCTGTTGCATGCCGCCGATGACCTGCAGTCTTTTAAATACATCATCAAAAACACCGCATGGCAGGCAGACAAGGTAGCAACCTTCATGCCTAAGCCACTTGCCGGAGACAACGGTTCCGGCATGCATGCCCACCAGTCTCTCTGGAAAGACGGCAAGCCACTATTCCACGATGAGAATGGATACGCAGGTTTGTCTGACCTAGCCCGTTACTACATCGGTGGCATCTTGGAGCACGCTGGTGCTGTGTTGGCCTTCACCAACGCAACGCTCAACTCCTACCACCGCCTGGTTCCTGGCTTTGAGGCTCCTATCAACTTGGTTTACTCTCAGCGCAACCGTTCCGCCGCAGTTCGTATTCCTATCACTGGTTCCAATCCGAAGGCCAAGCGTCTCGAGTTCCGTGCTCCAGATCCTTCCGGCAACCCATACTTTGGCTTCGCCGCCATGATGATGGCCGGTCTGGATGGAATTAAGAACCGCATCGAACCTCACGCACCGGTGGACAAGGATCTCTACGAGCTGCCTCCAGAGGAAGCAAAGAACATTCCTCAGGCACCTACCTCCCTTGAAGCTTCCCTGAAAGCTCTGGAAGAGGATAACGAGTTCCTCACCGCCGGTGGAGTATTCACCGAAGACCTGATCGATACCTACATCGGATACAAGTTCGACAACGAGATTTCCCCAGTCCGCCTGCGCCCAACCCCGCAGGAATTTGAACTGTACTTCGATTGCTAG
- a CDS encoding RDD family protein, with protein sequence MTDKRSWLEGPQVPGENEDPSNISAYPGENLGLPQEGPGSLAPLFPRMAALLLDWLLCWGIAFFITRMTDWWGDVATVTMMVFIVVRTLTVWLFAQTPGHAIVGIGVVRLDDHSRRVGFGRAFFRTVLTVFLFPPVIQDTDGRGMHDRATGTGVIRTR encoded by the coding sequence ATGACTGACAAGCGCTCTTGGCTCGAAGGCCCGCAGGTTCCGGGCGAAAATGAAGATCCGAGTAACATCTCTGCTTATCCCGGCGAGAACCTCGGCCTCCCTCAAGAAGGTCCAGGTTCTCTGGCCCCTCTTTTCCCCCGTATGGCGGCTCTGCTTTTGGATTGGTTGTTGTGCTGGGGCATCGCTTTTTTCATCACCCGCATGACCGACTGGTGGGGGGATGTGGCGACGGTGACGATGATGGTTTTCATCGTTGTACGAACCCTGACTGTGTGGCTGTTCGCCCAAACCCCAGGGCATGCCATTGTCGGTATCGGAGTGGTACGTCTCGACGATCATTCCCGGCGTGTGGGCTTTGGGCGGGCTTTTTTCCGCACTGTCCTGACTGTTTTTCTCTTCCCACCCGTTATTCAAGATACCGATGGACGCGGAATGCATGACCGTGCCACCGGAACAGGGGTCATCCGCACGCGCTAG